In Anas platyrhynchos isolate ZD024472 breed Pekin duck chromosome 19, IASCAAS_PekinDuck_T2T, whole genome shotgun sequence, the genomic window GAGATAAACAGGTGGcgctcccagcacagctctgcataTCATGCACATGGTTTCCAGCTTGCGAAGACCTGCATGCCATCAGCGAGAGGCAAAGCAGGGTGCTTGGCCAAGACGCCTCTGAGCCAGAAACAAAAGGAGGGACATACCCTGGGTCAGCTCAGGGCTGCAGAAAGCCGGGTCAGACCCATGGAAATggggctcccagctccctgcactgCCCTAGGGCAACCCTCAAACCCTCAAAGTCCTGGTGTGGGCAAAGAGGGAACATGCCATGCACATGGAAGTGAGATGTTATTTGTCGGCCTCATTAAAATCTCAATGACCCAAATCAAAATTCAACAAGCAGTTATAATTTGAATTGCAATGATACTAGCATTCATGGTCTGAATTGATTATGCTTTTTAATATCACTACCTTGCTACAGTCAGCCCAGTCCTGAGCTCCCGTGCGGTCAGGTCAGCCGCAAACCTGTGATTTTTTAAtggtaattgaaaaaaaaaaaaaaagtatttactgGGCTACAGCACTTGACATGCTGCTATTTTAACATGTTTGGGTCTCTACTGGTGCCTGCACCACAGGGATGACAGGAGCCTGGCAGTGCCCATGTAAACCCGCTGCCTGCAGTAGCTGTGAGCTGGACTGTGGTCTCATGGCTCAGATTTGGAGTGATGACCTCTGTGAGGGATCAGCACAGTTCGTCCCAAATCTTTGCTGAAACGGATTTTTGGAAGTCATAAAAAGTGAAGTACTTAAATGCTTTCCATGGCAACCAGTACCTAAATCTCATGGGTGCTGTCAAAACTCACAGCTCTTGGTTTTCTGTATCCcattatttgttttctatgtCCTGGGGTGGGTACGGCTGCAAAATTCATCACTGGGAAGTTTTTGGAGGCACCAGAATTGCATGTCTGAGCAGCTGGGAGTCACTGCCAGGGACAAGGGAACTCCCAGACCTGGCTTCTGCATGATGGATTTAGACaggatggggctgtggggctgcagcgggGCTTATTTTAccaatgggggaaaaaataggatCAGTCGGACTGTAGGGCTCAGGGAAATGGACATCTCCGTTGATGTGCCACCAAGTGGAGATGTGACTTGTTTGGTCAGTCCATAGGGactggtgttttcttcttgcTGGAGATGTCAACCTCAAATATTCCAACATTTCTGAGATGTCTGTGCTGTGGAAAACAATGTTACTCCTGGCATTTCTCCCTTTACAGGGCAAAAGAAAGGTCTGAATTTCCTACGAGAGGTGCAGCTTCCCTCCTTACCTGCTCTGTGCAGGAGTGACCTGCTCTGATCCCAggccaggcagggcagcacagccatGGCTGATGCTGCAACGTTATCTCAGGTGGCAGAAATaatcccagctccagcagcagcctcctgggTGCTTGCCTTTGCAATCTCTCCCAGGTTTTATTGAAATGACAATTTTTATTACCGCCCATTCATTACTTTTATTATAAGTTTTCAAATGatttaattcaattttaattttcatatttcagttaTCATTTGactcttcattttaattttaataagtCTATCACCGTTGATCAGCCAGCTGCCCATGTGTCCTGTGCAGCCCTCCTGCTCGTGCTCTTTGCAGAAGCTCAGGGCTCAGCCACCAAGGCACGAGGAGCAGGTGATACAAGGACAGACAGAGCTCCCTCTTCTCCCCACGCAGCTGCCAGCCGTTGGCATTGGTGGACCTGCTCAGTGCAGTCTGCAAACAAGTGAAGACACTGTCAGATGGAGCAAGGGAATAACAGAGCCAAGAGGAAAGACTTCCTCCGCCTGGGATGTTCTCCTCCTACAGCGATATCACACGGGGTCCCTCTTCATCAGTCTGTTCGTTTTCCTTTCTCTAATTAATATTTCTGGTGTCCTCGGCACAGCTGACAAATCTGCAGCTTCGAGTAGCTCCAGCGTGACTCATCCCAGATGGGTGGACGGCGTGACTCAGTGGAAGGGCCGGCAGGATTACCGAAGGTGCAGGCAGGGCTTTTAATAAGAAAGGCACATCTGTTCAAGGTGGCACCAGCTCGTGAGTCGACTGTGTATTATCTGTAGACACAGATCGTGTTTTAGGGTTTCTCATCACTCACAGATGTGGAGCTTGCTAAAAATCTCAGCTGAGTTCTTCCAGGTTGGATGCTTTGCCATGCACCCTGCACAGCATCCATGGAGTGAATTCTCCTGCCTTCAGGTCTTGGGTGACCTTGGGAAGCTCATGTCAAGATGCTGGAGTGCTTGGTAGGGTTCAGGAGGACGTACAGAGTCTCTgtcaaggttaaaaaaaaaaaggggggtttCTGATTCCTTGATTTCAAATGAGCCAGTGGCCCAAATCCCCTGAGTAGGGATCTCTGTTTCCTGGGTGCCTCAGTGCCATTGGAGAGTGCCCAAAACCCTTCAAACTGAGGCGTTAAAGTTCACTATGACCAGACATCATCATTCCTCGGTCTTGTCCAAGTGGGGCTTTAGTGAGGGCACAAGCATGTGATACTTTTGTGATAAATCAGTGAGTAAATTGGGTTAAGCCTTCTCCACTAGCTGCACTCACACTGGTGCACCTTTGGGGGTGGCTGAGCATCTAtggtgcttcctcctcctccccgggcATCACCAAACTGCCCCAGCACGGTGTGTGCCACCCTGCCGCTGACACCTGAGCTAAGCTCAGTGCCTCCTTGGGCTTGTCCTTCTTGGTGTCTTGCTGCTGGCGTGATACGGTTTCATTGCCCACGGCTTCAGCAGGCACCTTTTCTCCTGTTGAAATGACCTTGCTCCTCAGCAGGCACCTGCAAAGTTTGCACACTTTTCCCCTgtgttgtatttcatttttctgactctttttttcatttctgcagaaagctgGTATTAAAAGTGTCAGACTTTTCTTGGTGGTGGcagtttctctttgcttttagaTTTTGCTATTTaaggaattttttatttatttattttttctttcgaGAAGAAACACAGCTGCTATTGCGTGTGCCAGGTTTTAATAAGGTATCATTGTCATTAGAATGACAAAACTTTTGCTTTGCCAACAGCCGGTGACACAACCCATTTAGCTGCAAAAGCTGCTCTGAGATGAAGTGGCTGCCGATTCCCATGGGAAGGCAGGCAGATCTGTGCTCCCCACCGTGGGCACCGAGGGCATGTGCTGGGTTTTGCTCTGGACATTTTACACCTTTCCTCTCCCAGCATTTCCCTCAGTGGTTTCATTTGTGTCTCTGCAGGATGGATGACATTCAGCTTTGCAAAGAAATCAGCCGGCTGAAAAAGGAGCTTCAAAAACTGATAGCCCTTCCAGGTAAGGCTTTGTAGAACTTCAAAGAGCTGcaccctgcctctgcactcaACAGAAAGATTGCCATGAAATCCAAGCAGCTCTTCACCATGTCCCCCCTTGGGACGCTCCCAGagatgctgcagctgcaggcagtgcatGAGCAGCAGGAACGTGGCTCCTTGGGTCTGACCCGAGGTCTTTCTTGGAACAGGGAGACCTCATGCAGGCCTAAGCTGACAGCAGAGGAAACAGAAGGGGAAGGAATACGAGTCCTCTGAGGAGCAGCATGGGTCTGGCAGAGGGGGAAGACAGGGAAGGGTTGAGTTAGGTTCCAGTGAATGGTGGGACCTGTTGCGTCCACTGAGAACATGGCTTGGGTGAGTTAAGAGGAGAAGCAGGGGACATTGTGAGACCACACCTTGGAGGCAGTGGGATGAGAGAGGCCTTCAGAGGCCTCAAGAGCATGGAAAGCAATGAATTGGTGCTGTGACCATGTCAGAGATGTCtgtcagcagcagggcagagggcAGCATCTGCCAGGACAGGGCTCCTGGTTGCAACCAGGGTAAGGTGGGTGCTGGGTGTCCCTGTTACAACCAGACCTGCCCTTCTGTGGCCAAATCTCAGCTCTCTAAAGGATCCCCTTCAGCCAAAATACTTTAATGAAAGCACACACCAAACAACTCCGGGTTCGAATGAGAAGGAACAAGAAGGGCTTCCTCACACGCTTGCCATCACTGCTCATCAAGCTGTGCCTCCTCCTAGGACATCCCCATTCAGCCCCAGGAAGGACTCTGGCTGTGTTTTCAGGACTAGGTGGGAGTCAGGTCCCTGCTTACTCATACTCATGTGAGCCTTAAGATCTGGACCTCGGTTACTTCCACCACAGGTACCTCACTGAAGATGCTGTGCTGAGACCACGGAGTGGGTAGCAGGGGGTGATGCCTGGGCGCAGCTGTGCACATCTGCTCTCCAGAGCAGCTCAGCTCAGCAGGTTTGTGCCCGAGGTTATTCCCAAGCCAAGGGTGGCAGAGACCTTTTCTGCTGCCGTAGTGTCGCTGTGCTGTGTGTGCTTTTGAAACACCAGCACACAGACTGAGGCAGGTAAGAGCCCAACTGCTGCTTAATATGCAGGTCTTGGTCAGATTAATATAACCTGGCCGCATCAGAGGGAGGTTCAGGCTTGGGTGGGGGAAGATTCTGCCATGAAGACAGGAGCTGCATGAGAAATGTAGACCCACATCTCATAGGGATTTTTAATTCAAACAGCTTCTAGTTTGTAAATTAAGGCTTGACTTAAATGGTGGCTTAGGAACAGaattaaacttgttttctgaagatTGAGGAATGTGTCTGGCTTTTCTTCATCTGCTTTGGTCTTTAATTTCAAGTCTTTTCAGTGTTCCCAGATTCAGCTGAAGCAGAAATGCTGCTTACATGAGGGAtgctttttttgccttctttatAACTTGGCTCAAATCAGGCCATGCTGGAAAAATCCTGCAAATTGCCTGCTTTGTGAGACTGTTGCAGCAGATCATTCATAAAAATGGGTGTTGAGGTTTGGTTCAGAGAAGGATTCAAAGACGTCAGTGCTTACTCAGAGCTCATCCAGACCTGTGGCATGAAATCTCACCAGACCAAAGTGCCTTTAATAATTCAGAGAGATACTGTGGTCATGATGGACTCTGACATCAGCAGGTTGGAAAAAAAGGTGCAGTGTTTGTACAGTGGGTTACCTCTGATGTGCTCTAACTCAGGAATGGAGGCTGCTAACTAACTCCAACTAAGCCGTTATGTTTGTGGCCAGCCTGATGACTCTGATTTTCACGGCAGCCTAATGACATTGTGCTTCAGTTCCCAGCAGACAGGTGGGAGCTGTTGCAGGAGGCTGTGGCAATGGCCCTGTGACTTTCCATTAACTCCTCATGGAGGAAGACCCGTGTCTGTGTCCCAGATCAGCTTTTTCTGCCGGGGAGCTCGAGCTCACTCCCTGCACAAAACCACAATGGGAGGAGAAGCCATTGTTTTCTGGGGGTGTTCCTAACAGCATGATGATAATGAATTCCTTCTACTCAGAcccccacagcagcacctccCAGCAATTCATAGCAGACTTTAAACTACAAATCAATACACAGTTTACGTAACTGCTGAGACCCTGCTGACAGGCTTCGCTCCATACTgagaattttgctgcatttttatttagctgAAGGAAAACTGGAGATTGATCCATCGTGTGCTGGATTGattttggagctggctgctgaATTCAGAAATGGTGTTAAATAGCTGCAGCGCAGACAGTCACAATTTCCTCCCAAGGTAGCTCTCCATTTAGATCTAACACTCCTCTAtcttatagaatcatagagtggtttgggttggaaggaacctttaAAGGCCATCTAGCCCAGTCCCCAAGGATCTCCACGTATCCTGCTTACCAGTATGTACCAATTTATATGGAACATGACATCGCAGTGATGTGAGAGTTTCCTGGGTCTTCACTAATTCACTGCCCAAAGATACATGGCACAAGTGCTTCAGTTAGGTCAGTGTGTGGGTGCAGATGACAATCAGGGCTAGTACATTCCAAATAGCCTGGCAGACACTTGCAGTCATCCTTGTCATTGGGGGTGGATGGAGCCCATGTAGGCTGACGATGTTTTGAAAGGTCAGATGCACTGGGTAAGATCACAGGGACAGTGCTCAGCAGGGAATAAGGCTATGAAAAGCAGTGGATCGTGTTTGTTCTCATGTCTTTCTCTATACAGGGTAGTGGTGCAACATGTTCCCAGAGCACATGGGCATTGCTGATAATTCCCCCCTTCTGTTTTTGAGTCACTTGGATCCCTGGCTGGTTTCTCAAGGACCTGGCTGAGTGGCAGCCAGGTGGGGTCTCTGGAGACTAAGACCATGGTTGGGTGTTCTGGCATGGGAAGTGTGGGTTAGGCACATCCTGGCAGAAGGATGATACCTGAATCTGACATTTCTGAGCACCTTGGGACCAGGTGCCCACCCTCTTCAGCAGTGACCCCTAGAGCCATGGAGTCCCACCAGTGAGGCTACTTTGCTTAGCAACCCTTTCTCTGCTTTGTGAAGCTCCCAGTTGCATCTAGCAATGCTCATCCCCATGGAGTTTTGGTGAGAGACTCAAAAATCAAAGTTTGATCACACCAGACCCAGGTGGTTTGAGATGAGGTTTTCGCTTATTTAGCAGCCTGTATCTGGGTCCAGGCACTTTGGGTTGGATTTTTCCCCTGCTGTTATATCTGCTTCCAAGTGGGGCAGAGCAAGCTTGGCCTTGGCACAGGAGTGTTGACCCCTGCTGTTGTGTGAAATATGCTCCTTGTGCTGCAGAGACCGAGAAGTCCAACgaggagaagcagaaggaggaggagctggtgcAGCAGATACACAAGCTGGTGGAAACTCGGGATTTTCTGGTGGATGATGTGGAGTTTGAGAGGCTCAGGTAGCTGGGTACAATTTATTCCTTGCAATGAGGACAGTGCAATCTGTCCTTAGATTGGCGTTATGCTTTGCCAGATGCCTCGCTGCTCCTTTCCCAGTACTAACCAATCTCTTTATCAcagggagagagaagaagacaaggaaaTGGCAGAATTCCTGCAAAATAAGCTCTCCAAAAGCTACCTCCAGAAAGCAAGTAGGTGGCTGATGAGTTTTATTCCTCCCATTGAACCTCCCTGCCAGTTTCTCCCTTCATTAAGCACTTTGTTCACAAGAGTTCATTGCTCTTTGTGGGGCGAGCTTACCTGGAGGCCATCTGTTGGTGGAGGAGGGTGTGGGGAAATGGCAAGTTTGGGGTGCTGGTGCTTGAGATCATATTGTGGAAGCATCACAAATCGCTGTGCTTCCATTTACCCTCCTGGCACTTCTCAGCCAGCATGGCCTATGAGGACTAGGACAAGTGGGTGTCCTTTCATGGTTCATGTACTTCATCTGACCTTTTCTAACCATCCCCTTCCATTTCATCACAgttagctgaggtcacaagtcaCGGTATCCATCCAGCCGTCCTCTCTTCATGGCCTTTGGTGGCAGGCCACCCTTCCCTGTGCCTCCATCACTGCTGGAGGAACACCTCCCCAGCGTGGTGGGCATCACCTGCCCTGGGTCCCTGTGCCTCTGCGTGAGGAGGggcagcaccacagccctgAGAGGAGCTCTCAGAAGAAGCAATGGGCCTGTGCTCTTGTCAGTGAGCAGACACCAACCCTAAAGGTAACAATACCTCTCTCCATAGCTCCtgtcaaagagaagaaaatgacttccagagggcagCAAACCTCCGCCCCATATATGACCAAGACAGGCCTCACGCTGCTCAAGGAGTGCTGTGGCTTCACCTGCTCCATCATGTAGCCAgtccccagctcctctgcacaggaCATGACCGTGGTAGTGTTCGCCTCCTGGGCTGGGTGACAGGGGTTCCCTGGAGTACTGGGGCTGCCCATATGGGGTGGGTGAGCGCTGATATATGGGACACAGagctcctggcacagcaggAATGGGGTACGAGGGACcaccaggctgcagcccatggggctggaagggagGCAGCAGTGGTGATGGCTGGAAGGAGGCCGAGGAGATGGAGGGAAGCATGAAGGGAATAATGTGGTTGCAACCCATGGtttcctatttctttccttttctccccaggTCTCCAGCCAGCGTCCACTACCTGCTGTCCTCCGAGAGTTTCAACCTCCTGTCATTATTCATGCTTCCCACTGCAGCACCGCCACTGAAGAGACTTTCCAAGTAGGCTGGTGCAAGCTTGAATGATGGCATGTCTCCTTCGTGCCACGTCAATGGTCGTCTCCTCCATGACATCAACTGAATCCCACCAGAGCTCAGCTTGGCAGAGGTGTGTGCAGCAGTGAGCCCACGACAAAGAGGTTCTGCACCTGCCGGTGTAATAAAACAAGCACTTGGAGCTAACGTTTGGAGAACATCGTGCTCTACCATCCAAGAGAAGCTGTTGCCACAGATCTCATCCTTGGCCTTGTACCTTGTACCAGCTTGTGAGTCTCTGTGGGATGGTTCCTAAGGACTCTTTGTGGGGAATGTCTCTGGTCTGGGTTTTGTTGCGTTTGCCTTGATGTTATTGCCAAGTCCCCTATGGCTCTGGGTAGATCTGTGGGAAGTGAGAAGGGCATTGCCCGGGGCTGGCTGAATGAAGGGCTAATTCTTGTGATGCTTTCACCTGAGCACAGATGTAGTGTGTTGAACTACAGGCAGATGATCTGCTTTCCCCACCTCGCTATTACTGGGTTCAGTTTCAGCTccaaggaaaaagaggaaatcagagaaaaagaggaaaggagacAAAATCAGAAGAACAGAGCAACATGCAAAGGAAGATGAATCCAAACGGGAGACTAGAAATGTGGCAGGGAAGGTTGAGAGAGCAGCTGAGAGACACCCTCAATGCCAAGAGGGCACTCAGCCCTGCCCTCCAGCGCCCATCCAGTGCCCCCAGGCTCAGCACCATGAGCTGGACCTAAGTCCTATGTGAAAGGCTCACAGCACCCCGAGGTCACCCAGTGTTTCAgtcctgctgtcccctctgAGCATCCCCATGTGGAGATGGCACAGCCAGAGCTGCTACACCCactgcagcaggacaggggcTCTCCTTCTCCCAGGGTGTGGAGGCCTCTCACATCTcaagccctgcctgccctgtaGGGTGGTGTCGTGTCACTGGGAGGCCTGGGGTGGCCTCCCCTTTGGGTGGCTGCCCAGGAGCTTGTGCTGCCCTCTGGCCAAAGTGCTGAGGCCTtcagctcagccctgctgcagcttgcCGGTGGGCCTGGAGGTGGTGGGTGCCTCTGCCTGGCCCAGGGTCCGGTGTGCCCATGTCAGAGAGGTTGCAGCCCACCTGTCTCTTCTCATTGCACCTGAAAGCACATTCATCCCTATAAAACCACGCAGGTGGGACCCTTCCTGGTGCAATGTCACAAGCAGGTCCAAGTTCCTCCTGCATTTCTCTATCAGCACTGCCAGAAATCCCAGTTCTCTAACCTTTGAAAGGGGGTTTCCACTCACTTGTCCTTCCTGAGCAATCTTCTCTCCATGTGGTTCTTACCAGCAGCAATGAAAGTCCACGAGCTCTTAAGCAATCCCTCTGCACACTCACAGGCCAGGGTGCAGGGCTCCAGTGGGCTGTCACTGGACCTGGCCACCTCTAGCAAACTTGACCCCGCTTTGGTTCAGGTCTCCTCTGAGCTGACCTCAATGGTCTCAGTCTGAAGCCTGCTTCCATTTTGTGCTGCTTATTGTTAACGACCTACTGCATCCTACAACCACCCCTTGCCGGTTCCTGGTGTTCCCCTTGCTTTGGGGAAGCTCCTGCAGGCTGGAGGGAGCGCCCCGTGGAGCTTCCCTCCGCTCTGCCAGCCGGGTGTAACAACACGAGGTGCCTCCGCACCGCAATACACGGCCGGGGCTGTTGCTCAAGCAGCAGTGACAGGCCAGCAGCAGTAGCATCCAGCCTAGAGCTGGTGGGACATATCGGGCCTCTCTGCTCTTCCAGACACTGTCCTGTGGCTGCTGTGCCTGGCGGTGCTGCAGCCAGGCGTGGAGCGATGCGGGTGCTCGCTGAGACCCACGCAGACCCGTGGCTCAGGGCCTACAAGACCCCTCTCACTGTGCTCACCTTCCCCAGGCCTTGGGAAGGGTGAATTCCTGAGCCAGGATGTTTTGTTGGGCCAAGAGGGAGCCAAAGGCCGGGAAGAGCCCTTGATCCACTGCTTGGTCCCCAAATTCATCACTACCTCCACCCCTCCAGGCCCCAGGAGCCAGACTTCAGCTGGTGTGCAGTGCttgggcaggcagggaggatgGCCAGGAAGGAGACGGGGAGGATCCCGACCTGTTTTGCTCTGTGTTTGCCGGCTGTGTTTGTGTGGCTGGTTGTGGAACAGaaggcaggctgctgtcctGGCCATATGATCCTATTTGGCCTGTGTTTTACCTGATGGCAAAGGTGCGCAGCACACGGGAGCGACACTCGTTCATGTGCATTGACTTCAACTAATAAATGTCTGTTGGAAGCTTGGTTTGTAAATATCTTCTCCTGTTTGGGGCCTTGGCAGAGATACctcaggcagtgctgcagcagggcagttGGAGTGGAACAGAAAGAAGgtcctgaaaaatcaggctggGTTTTGAAGCTTCCTGGTA contains:
- the LOC101790890 gene encoding bMERB domain-containing protein 1, which codes for MEGTRTPPRYGSLESTRWPQPEDEIVSMADSTTTIDDIEGELFKIERIREILVRRESELRYMMDDIQLCKEISRLKKELQKLIALPETEKSNEEKQKEEELVQQIHKLVETRDFLVDDVEFERLREREEDKEMAEFLQNKLSKSYLQKATPVKEKKMTSRGQQTSAPYMTKTGLTLLKECCGFTCSIM